The DNA window TGATACTTTTCAAGAGTGCGTCCCTCGCGTTGTGAGAATATACGGCTTACAGTGTCGTAGCTGACATTGAGATTCCGCTCTATACAATCTGATAGATTGTGGTGGTGTCCCTCTTCCTCCCGGATATGACGCATGACCAGATGCTTGGTTCTTTCTATCAGCCGAGTCTCGGGATCAGTGAGCAGCTCGAATCCAAGTTCACGCAGCGATTGATCAAGTTCTTCGAGTTGACGGCTGTCAATGTTTTCACTAATGACGGCTTTTCCCAGTTCGACTTTGATAATTGTATATCCTAAATCTGAAAGGTGTTTTTCTACAGCCTGTTTGCAATGCTGACACACCATATTTTTTATGAGCAGTTCAGTCATGTTCAGTTTTGTTTATCAGAGATGACAGGATTATATGTCAGGCAAAGGATTTCCGCAGTATTTTTACCGACACTATACAGGTTTGCCGCACGAAGTTCGACGACCCATAATATGTCTCCATTGCGTGTAAGGATTCGGACTTTCCGTTTGTCAGCCAATGACATTTTTTTGTCCGACAGCAAGTCGCTGACCAGTTTGCTCCCATTCATGCCAAAAGGCGTAAACCTGTCACCCTTCCGCCACGATCTGAGTTCGAATACAGGATTTCCGTCAAGCACCCGGCTATCAAGATAAATCGCATCCCGACGCAGAGACTTGTTTGTCTTTAGCCTGTCGAAAGCTTCAGATGTCAACCGTTCCAATTGGAATGGAGCATTTAAAATATCGACAGGTTCGCAAAATTCATCTTCGGAGCTGTCGACAGGGATAAGCTGTCCACGGTTTAGCAGGTAGCTGACATTCGGTGTATGAAACAACTTTCCTGATACATTGCATGCTCCGTGACCGTTGAACGATGAAAGAATATTATCGACCTGCGTCATATTTACTCCGGCATTGGATAGAATCTCGAAAAGCACCATTCTCGCATTCTTTTCCGACGTGACGATTTCGCTTAGATGCACTATTCCATCAGAACCGACATATTTTCGCCGCAATTCAGACCGATAGTCAGAATACAGTTTATAATTATCGTAGAGATACGATATACTGGTCGCAATAGCATCCATAGCTCCGGGAAATTCCTTTTCGAATCCGGGAATCACAATATTGCGCAGCCGGTTACGCTTGAACTCATTGGATGAGTTGGTCGAATCGGTGACATAACCGAGGCCACGCGAATCAAGATAGTCGACAATATCACTTTTGGTCGTGTCAAGGAGTGGCCTGATTATATTGAACGAACGGGGCTGCATGCCTTTTAACCCGACAAGACCGCTCCCACGCAGAAGATTGAGAAAGAAAGTTTCAACATTGTCTTCTCTGTGATGACCCACAGCAATAAGATTGCCGATACCTTTATTGAGAAGACCGTTCCACCAGTCGTAGCGCAATCCGCGGCACGCCATTTCGACCGACTCACCAGTCTGTTTGCATCGTGCATTCACGTCGAAATCCACCGTGAGCAATTCGACCGATAATCCATGACAGAGTTCTCGGCAGAAATTTTCATCACGCATGCTTTCATCGCCACGAAGATGAAAATTACAGTGCGCGGCCACACACTCATATCCAAGTTCAAGCATGACAGAAAGCAGTGCCACTGAATCGGCACCGCCACTAAGTCCGACAATTATTTTGTCGCCGTGTGAACTGACGAGATAATTGTCAGCTATGAATTTTCTGACTTTATCACAGAATTTATCCGCCATAACCGGATAGAGTTAAATTTGTTGTAGCATTGGCAGATGATTCAATCGTATCGAATCATCGAAGAAAGTATCTGCAAAATTAATGAAAATCCTGATATAAAATAACACGGTCATGCCAATTCTCGGATGGCACGACCGTGTTAAGATTTATATGAATCACAAATTCAGACGTTGACATGAATCTCAGCCCTGCGGTCCTGTACTGCTGACGGATAAGCATGAGTCTGTCCCATACCCTTTGTTCTCACATGATCACGGGGAACTCCGTGGGCTATAAGATATTCACCGACACGTTTTGCCCGTCGTTCGCTCAGACGTTGATTGTATTCAGCATTTCCGCTCTCGTCAGTATAGGCTACAACAGAAACATATGCTCCGCTTGCAGCTACCTTTTTGGCAAGATCATTGAGGGTTGCATCGTCTGGAATCTCCGAACCGTCAAGCGGGAAGAGATAGACCACATCGTGAGGCACTGCCGAAGCATCGGTTTTTGTCACATCAGTGGTTGAAAGCGATGTTTTTACAGCCATAGGCTGTCCCTGCTGAATGTCTGAGGCATCGGCTTTACCATAAACGGAAGCTCCCTGAAGATTTTGCGACGCATATAGGCTGTCTGTATCTTTATCATGGTCCGAGAACCAATAGATAGATCCGACCAGAACGCCTATGGCGAGGACTGTGAGCCAAGCCCATCCCAAAAAGCCCCCTCCACGGCGGTTGTGTCTGTCAATAGCGGTATGAGCCATCTGAGGCTCTTCCACCGGAGGAATCGGGGTCGCTTTTTCCTCGTAAGCGCCCAATTCCAAAGGTTCCGGATGCTCCGGCAACCTATTCTGATAATCTTTTTTTGTTTCCATAAGCGATAGCTTTGAGTTATACATAGTTGAGACCTATGGGTTATTTAATAACAAGCATATCAGCGGTAAATATGGTTAAATACTCTAAAGATTATCGTTAAAAATGTTATCAGGCTTCACAATCCGACATAAATCCACCTCAAAAGTTTCAGAATTGCACTCCGGGCTGCGATGCAATTCGGCTGATGCAATCCAGTTCTTCTGACGTGAAACCTTTTTGATTCAATGACCCAATGTTGGCTTTAAGCTGTTCAACCGATGAAGCGCCGACTATCACAGAAGTGACACGCCTGTCGGCCAGCAGCCAGTTTATGGCCATTCCGGCAAGAGATTCACCTCTACGGCCGGCGATTTCGTTGAGACGGCGCGCGGCTTCGACCCTCTCAGGGCTGACCTGTGACATCTGAAGAAACCCGGACTCGCGTGCGACACGGCTTCCAGCCGGAATACCTTCAAGATATTTATCGGTAAGAAGCCCTTGAGCCAATGGAGAAAAGCAGACGATTCCACTTCCGTTTTCATCGGCTATGCCGAAATTCAGGTTAATGGATTTCGTGTCAAACATCGATGCGCGATATTGGCTGACAAGACAAGGAACTTTGGCCTCGCGAAGTATTTTATATGCCATCTTCTGTTCTTCCGGCGGATATTTCGAAATTCCTGCATATAGAGCCTTTCCGCTTCTCACAATGTCAATCAAAGCCTGCATCGTTTCCTCGACAGGAGTAACTCCATCGTAACGGTGGCTATAGAACACATCGAAGTATTCAAGCCCGGTTCTCCACAGACTTGCGTCGCACGAAGCAATCAGATTCTTACGTGAAGATCCGTCACCATATACACCGGGCCACATCCGATGCCCGGCTTTTGACGCAATAAACATTTCATCGCGGTGAGCCGACAGGTCATGTTTGAGAATCTTTCCAAAATTTATTTCGGCTGCTCCGGGCGGAGGTCCGTAATTATTTGCAAGGTCAAAATGGCAGATTCCATTTTCAAAAGCAAACAGAATCATCCTCCGCGATTCGTCAAAACTATCGACATCTCCGAAATTATGCCATAATCCGAGTGAGATTTCAGGAAGCAGAATCCCGCTGCTGCCACATCGTCTATATTCCATCCTTATTATTTATGATTGATCGTTATTATTTATGATTGATCGTTAACAGTATTAGTCATTCCACACCGGGAAAAATCATCTGTCTCTTCCAAGCTCTTCGCCCTGCATGTCTCTTAGCCTGTTGAAATTGGGAATTGAAGACATCGATTCGCCAGATTCCATATACCATTGCATCACCGGTCTCATCTTTTCTAAAAATGGTTTCCATTCGTCACTATCGAGTCTCATCATTTCATACCAGTAACTTTCTGTCGATGCCTTGCAGAATTCTGACTTTTTCAAACTGTCGGCATCGACATAGCAATCCAGATACTTACCTAAAATTTCATTAGCTTTGTCTGGCTTGCCATCTTTCAGACAGGTCATAGCCTGATACATCATTTCCTGCCCGTCTGCTACAGGATTGCTTCCGATTGATGATGAAGTCTGGCATGAGCATGTAAAAATCAGCACGCATAACAACGGAAACAGATACTTTTTCATAAGATTCATATTTTTCAAGGTTAATATTGCAAAGATAAAAAACCAATGGATTATCCTTAAAAATTATCAATCTTTTTTACACAAAATCGTAACTATGATTTCACCGATATACTACAAGAAGCCTATAAACCAGAATGACAGACGGAATATCGCATAGCACATGTGTATTCCATCTGTCATTCTTGCTCACAAGCGAGCCGTGCTGTTGTCGCTATAATCTAATCTTCGATAGCAAGAAATACACCATCTACATCAAAGACATACGTGTCAGGTCCGGCAATATTAAGATCAACTTCGTAAACCTTGCCACGGTTTAACTCGATTGTTTCAACCATGCCGGCCAAACCATCTTTTTCAAGTCGCCCGTATGCCTTTCGTGGCATCACATCCTTGACTACTGCAATCGGGAGGACAGTGTTGTCAGGAGCATCGACTTCGATCAAATCACCCTTTGTGTTGAATTCAAGATCGACGCCATTGCGCAATTCAACCTCATATTTGCCTTTGGCGAAATATTTTTCACATTTCATCACACCGGCATCCTTGAAATGCTTTTCAATGAATGCCTGAGCCTTTTTTGGCAGTTGAGCATAGTTTGCAGAACCCGAAATTGCAATACCGGGATTACCGCCATTACCAACCAGAATCTGGGCCACTGCGTCGGCAGCCCCAAACAGGATAGCCAATGAAGCTATTCCCGAGATTAATGCCTTAGGTTTCATAATTGGAAATTTATGGTTGTCTATTTAAAAGATATTTAATGATATAACCATTTGACTGTCTGGAAAGTTTTCTTATTATCAGATGGTTAATAATCCAGCTCTCAAACAATAAAATCCCTATTGTATATTTAAAGATTCTTATATACTGTTTAGTTTCAACTATTGCCGATTTTTTCATAATTTTGCAGTATGATTTACCCCGAACGAATTGAAGAGAAAATAGGATTTAGCGGAGTCAGAACCGAAATATCCGCTCGTTGCCACTGTGAAGGATCACGTACACGCTGCGAAGAAATGGCTTTTCTCGCCGACTTTAATGCCATACGCACGGCACTCACTGCTGTCAACGAGATGCTTTCCGCTAACCATAGCGACGAGACTGTCCCGCTCGAAGGAGTGAGTGACATCGACCGAAACCTTGCTGTCATAAAAATTCCCGGAACATTCCTTGAAATAAAGGATCTCGTGAGAGTGCGCCGTATGCTTGACTGTTTCGGTGCTGTAGCTACATTTCTCCACCGCCACAAGACAGATGGCCGTACCCCCTACCCTGTATTGACAGATATTGCCGAGGAACTGTCATATATTCCACCATCACTCGGGATGCTTATCGACCATGCCATCGACACTACTTCAGGGCTTGTCAAGGATAATGCCTCACCGACACTGGCTGAAATCCGTTCACGGCTGCGCGGAATGTCTGGCCGTGTCAATTCGATACTCCGTCGAGTGCTAAGTTCGGCAATCTCACAGGGCTGGCTCGAACCTGACACGACTCCGGCCGTACGTGACGGACGACTTGTGATACCGGTTCCTCCGATGAACAAACGTAAGATACAAGGTATCGTCCACGATGAATCCGCTTCCGGCAAGACTCTTTTTATCGAGCCGGCCGAAGTTGTGGAGGCCAACAACCTTACCCGAGAGCTTCAGCTCGAAGAACACAGGGAGATTATACGCATACTTACTTCCATCGCCGACCAGCTTCGTCCGCACATTCAGGAAATGCAGACGGGAGCATCCATAATATACCATCTCGACTTCATCAACGCCAAGGCACACTATGCGGATGCAGTCGGAGGCACTATGCCCAATCTCCACGACAGCGCGGAGATGGAATGGTACCATGCCTGTCATCCGGTACTGAAATTGTCACTCGAACGACATAACCGTGAAATTGTCCCGATTGACATCCGGCTTGACAAAAATGAACGCATACTTGTCATTTCAGGTCCTAACGCCGGAGGTAAATCGGTTTGTCTTAAAACTGTCGGCACTCTGCAATACATGCTCCAGTGTGGCATACTTCCGCCAGTCTACGACAACTCACACTTCGGAGTGTTCAAGGACATGTTTGTCGACATCGGCGACGACCAGTCGTTTGAGGATGACCTGTCGACCTACAGCAGTCACCTGCGCAGCATGAAATTCATGCTCCAGCGCGGACGCAAAGGGTCTTTATTCCTTATTGACGAAATGGGATCAGGAACAGAACCGCAAATCGGTGGAGCACTCGCCCGCGCGATTCTCGAACAAATGAATGCAAAAGAGATGTGGGGTATAGTCACCACCCACTACCAGATACTCAAACAATTTGCCGAGGATACACCCGGACTTATTAATGGCTCTATGCTCTACGACAGGCATCTTATGCAACCGATGTTCAAGCTGTCGATAGGCAATCCCGGTTCGTCGTTTGCGGTCGAAATCGCACGCAAAATCGGTCTCCCGTCAGAAATCATTTCTGCCGCGGAAGATATAGTCGGGAAAGAATATGTGAACCTCGACAACTATCTTCTTGACATCACACGCGACAAACGCTATTGGGAAAATAAGCGCACGGCCATCCGCCAGAAGGAAAAGAAGCTCGAACAGATGCTTGCACAGTATTCCGAAGATGCCGAACAGCTCCGCAGCAAACGCCGCGACATCATCGAGGAGGCCCGCGCCGAAGCCCGGAAGATTCTCGACTCGTCAAACGCGGCAATCGAGCGCACCATAGCCGACATCAAGCAGGCAAATGCCGAGCGAGAACGCACTCTCGAAGCACGACGTAAGCTTAAAGAAGAACGTCTTGCCCTTGAGAAAGATGCCAGAAACCATCGTGACAACAACGCCATTCTCTCAAAAGCGCCAAAGAAGAAAAAAGGCAACAGTGAGCCAAAGCCTTCCGGGCAGACTATAGCTAAATCGGAAATCGTAATCGGTACAAACGTAAAGCTCGACGGAGCAGGAACGGTAGGAACAGTCCTTGAGATTTCCGGCAAGAATGCCATCGTGGCTTTTGGCAATCTCAAAACCAATGTCAAGCTTGACCGCCTTACAGCTACAAACGCTCAGCCTAAATCCAACGCGAAATCAACCGTCTCGATGCAGACAATCGATTCGGGTTATGAACGTCAGCTAAACTTCAAACAGGAAATTGACCTGCGAGGCATGCGTGCCGACGAAGCGATTCAAGCAGTTACCTATTTCATTGACGATGCTATTCGTTTCAGCATAGCCCGTGTGCGGATTCTACACGGAACAGGGACAGGCGCATTACGTCAGGCCGTCCGCGCACTGCTCTCCACCACCCCCGGTATCGAGTCGTTCCATGACGAAGATGTGCGTTTCGGCGGTGCAGGCATTACGGTCGTAAATCTGAAATAAATTCTATTACCTGTTTTTGCATTATCGCACCTTTTTCGACATAATAGGGGCTTAACTTTGTTGCATCAAACAAAGTTAAGCCCCTTCCCAATGAAAACGACACCATTCACTCCGTCCACAGCAACTATGCCACGTCAGATTTCAAAAAATTCCGTAGCTATATCATCGCACGGCTGGCCGAGACATGCGGACTGTTGACCAATGGCGATGCAATCAAATCGGCAACCCTATCAGCCATCGAAAAATACATTTCAGAAAGCATTATTCCCACCAAATCATTGCCTCGGGAAATTCTGCTTATATTCACGATCCTTCGCCCTGAAATCGACCGTGCCATTGAACGCTCTGCCAAAGCCCGATGCCGCGTCAGGAAGCATCCGTCAGCGCCGGAACAGTCCGTTCCGACACCTGTGCCGTCAAATACAGACAGCACAAACGGACCGAGACGTTTCAATCCGAACGGTCCGCTCATGCACAACGATAACCTGACATCAATTTCTTCATCAATCTCATCAGCTCTATCCGCAACGATCAGGCCAGACGAAATTGATGAAGAAATAACCGATGAAATCGTTGACGAATATATTCGGAATATACCGTTTCTCAATCGTAGCCAACGCCGGTTCATACAGCAGAAATGTAAGCGGAGATAAAATGCTGTCTTGTAACCGAACTTACACACATGATGGCGCGTTTAAAGTTATAATAATAGTTCCATCAATATGACTGATATTCTTATATATGGAGGGCTGTCGCTGCTTCTCATAGGATTGACATTTATATTGATTGCTTCAATCAAAGGGGCAGTCTATACAAAGGGGTTGTCACCGACTGATTTCACGGAATTTAATGAGATAAAAAAACGGCTTCGGAAATATAGTCGTCCGGGATTTGTTCTCATAATTGCAGGGGCAATTATAACAGGAATTGGAATTATAATCGGATTAAATTAACCACGAAAAAAATTCATATAGTCAAGACTATGAATCTCTACTGGATTGGAATAATCGTTTTTCTGATAGGATTTGGTATCAGAATTGTGAGCAGACTCAAATATGCACATTTAAGAATGGCAAAAGGCACACCGTCCGACCGGACTCTTGCCGATAAGTATAAACGCTATATCCATATCGGCAGCATAGTTGCTATCATTGGCCTTGTCATAAACATCATCGGACTTTGCATTGACTGATATCTATTCTCTTAATTTTGGTGCAATTACAAAATTTGAGTCAACAACAATTGCAAATATTCACAGTTAGCAGCAGTCAAAAATTCTGCTATTATTTTGATTATAAAAATATATTATTTACATTTGCGGATATTGGACGAAATATTTAGAATAGAGTTTCTAACCCTATTCGTCCTGTATTTTTATTTACTGTGCGTTTACTTGCGCTTATTCTTGATTTTCTGAAACTTCGCAAATTTCAAAATCACAATCATGAATTCAGCAGCGGTAGATGCCTTACTCGTTATGAAACATTCCGAAAAGGATTGGTTCCTATAATGCGTGGGTCTCTGCGTTGCTCGTTTCTATTCTGATTGGGCAATGCGAAGGCCTCAGAAAGTGGGAACGAGTGATAGTATGGTTTCCACGCATATTTCTTATTCCTCCAAAGTGTCTAACGAGGGAAACCCGAAGGCTAAAAAATTAACCCATGAATCTTAAATTTAAGAAATTGTTATGTGTGCTTTCAATGCTTTGGGTTGCACAGTTATCCATTCATGCACAAACGACAAAGGAAGTAGTAGAAATTAAAGTTCCCGGTACTTTGCAAAAAGTAATCGATGACCTTGAATCGTCGCGGTTTGAATCCTTGACCATCAAAGGAGGACTGAACGCAGTCGACATCGCCTATCTCACCAGTGGAAAGAATAAGGTTGCTATGATTGAAACACTTGATTTGAGCGATGTCACACTTATCCCCAGTGATGAATCCTACAAAACTATACGTGTCGGTAGTGCTCCGGGTGGAGCTTACGGTTATAGTTACAACATTTATTACATCTCCAATACTTATAAAACATTCACCGAAAGTCGTAGCAATGGATTGGGCGGAAGTAATGTCTATGACCACATCTTCTGCAATGATTTGTCGGGAGCATTTTATGGAAATAGCTCATTTGAGAAAATTATTCTTCCGAAATCGCTGACAAATATAGGGGAATATATTTTTTCCGGTAATTCCTATAATACAACACTTAAAGATGTAATATTACCTCAAAATGCAAAAATTATTGGCAAACAAGCTTTCAAAGATTGTAGATCTCTTGAAATAGTGAACTTGCCATCCAGCCTAATAACCATTGAATCTCAAGCTTTTTATTATACGGCGGTAAGAAATATGTCACTACCGTCAACCGTCAGAAAAATTGGAGACGGAGCTTTTAATGGCTCTGCCATTAAAAGTATCAATCTTGATAATGTGGAGTCAATCGGCAAAGAAGCGTTCGCTTATGCCGTGAATCTCGAGTGCGACATAAATCTAAATAAACTTGATACTATTCAATATGGAACATTCCGTGGCACGAACATAGCATCCATTATTTTATCTCCACATCTTAAAATCATAGGAGAGTGTGCATTTAATGGTACTAAAAATGCATATCCTAAATTTAAAGAACTTATATTTCCTGAAAGTTTGGAAAGAATTGGAAGCTCGGCTTTCAGTGATTGTCGTAATGTGACAGATGTCACGATTCCAAATTCAATACAGCAAATAGGAGCATATGCGTTTTATGGTACACCTTGGATCGAAAGCATTAGAAGTGAAGATGGAATTACATACATCGCCAATATAGCTTACAAATATGATTCATCATATAAGCATGAAGGAGATACTTTTTCTTTTCGTGAAGGCACAATTGCGATAAGTGATGGTTTTGGTTACGCATTCCCGAATGAGTTAAAGGAAAACATAAAGACATTACAATTAC is part of the Duncaniella dubosii genome and encodes:
- a CDS encoding AraC family transcriptional regulator, giving the protein MTELLIKNMVCQHCKQAVEKHLSDLGYTIIKVELGKAVISENIDSRQLEELDQSLRELGFELLTDPETRLIERTKHLVMRHIREEEGHHHNLSDCIERNLNVSYDTVSRIFSQREGRTLEKYHIAQKIERVKELLQHDEYTLSEIAYMVDYSSVAHLSRQFKSVTGMTPTEYLRGPRERKDLNDI
- the tilS gene encoding tRNA lysidine(34) synthetase TilS — protein: MADKFCDKVRKFIADNYLVSSHGDKIIVGLSGGADSVALLSVMLELGYECVAAHCNFHLRGDESMRDENFCRELCHGLSVELLTVDFDVNARCKQTGESVEMACRGLRYDWWNGLLNKGIGNLIAVGHHREDNVETFFLNLLRGSGLVGLKGMQPRSFNIIRPLLDTTKSDIVDYLDSRGLGYVTDSTNSSNEFKRNRLRNIVIPGFEKEFPGAMDAIATSISYLYDNYKLYSDYRSELRRKYVGSDGIVHLSEIVTSEKNARMVLFEILSNAGVNMTQVDNILSSFNGHGACNVSGKLFHTPNVSYLLNRGQLIPVDSSEDEFCEPVDILNAPFQLERLTSEAFDRLKTNKSLRRDAIYLDSRVLDGNPVFELRSWRKGDRFTPFGMNGSKLVSDLLSDKKMSLADKRKVRILTRNGDILWVVELRAANLYSVGKNTAEILCLTYNPVISDKQN
- a CDS encoding OmpA family protein; protein product: METKKDYQNRLPEHPEPLELGAYEEKATPIPPVEEPQMAHTAIDRHNRRGGGFLGWAWLTVLAIGVLVGSIYWFSDHDKDTDSLYASQNLQGASVYGKADASDIQQGQPMAVKTSLSTTDVTKTDASAVPHDVVYLFPLDGSEIPDDATLNDLAKKVAASGAYVSVVAYTDESGNAEYNQRLSERRAKRVGEYLIAHGVPRDHVRTKGMGQTHAYPSAVQDRRAEIHVNV
- a CDS encoding aldo/keto reductase: MEYRRCGSSGILLPEISLGLWHNFGDVDSFDESRRMILFAFENGICHFDLANNYGPPPGAAEINFGKILKHDLSAHRDEMFIASKAGHRMWPGVYGDGSSRKNLIASCDASLWRTGLEYFDVFYSHRYDGVTPVEETMQALIDIVRSGKALYAGISKYPPEEQKMAYKILREAKVPCLVSQYRASMFDTKSINLNFGIADENGSGIVCFSPLAQGLLTDKYLEGIPAGSRVARESGFLQMSQVSPERVEAARRLNEIAGRRGESLAGMAINWLLADRRVTSVIVGASSVEQLKANIGSLNQKGFTSEELDCISRIASQPGVQF
- a CDS encoding PepSY-like domain-containing protein, producing the protein MKPKALISGIASLAILFGAADAVAQILVGNGGNPGIAISGSANYAQLPKKAQAFIEKHFKDAGVMKCEKYFAKGKYEVELRNGVDLEFNTKGDLIEVDAPDNTVLPIAVVKDVMPRKAYGRLEKDGLAGMVETIELNRGKVYEVDLNIAGPDTYVFDVDGVFLAIED
- a CDS encoding endonuclease MutS2 produces the protein MIYPERIEEKIGFSGVRTEISARCHCEGSRTRCEEMAFLADFNAIRTALTAVNEMLSANHSDETVPLEGVSDIDRNLAVIKIPGTFLEIKDLVRVRRMLDCFGAVATFLHRHKTDGRTPYPVLTDIAEELSYIPPSLGMLIDHAIDTTSGLVKDNASPTLAEIRSRLRGMSGRVNSILRRVLSSAISQGWLEPDTTPAVRDGRLVIPVPPMNKRKIQGIVHDESASGKTLFIEPAEVVEANNLTRELQLEEHREIIRILTSIADQLRPHIQEMQTGASIIYHLDFINAKAHYADAVGGTMPNLHDSAEMEWYHACHPVLKLSLERHNREIVPIDIRLDKNERILVISGPNAGGKSVCLKTVGTLQYMLQCGILPPVYDNSHFGVFKDMFVDIGDDQSFEDDLSTYSSHLRSMKFMLQRGRKGSLFLIDEMGSGTEPQIGGALARAILEQMNAKEMWGIVTTHYQILKQFAEDTPGLINGSMLYDRHLMQPMFKLSIGNPGSSFAVEIARKIGLPSEIISAAEDIVGKEYVNLDNYLLDITRDKRYWENKRTAIRQKEKKLEQMLAQYSEDAEQLRSKRRDIIEEARAEARKILDSSNAAIERTIADIKQANAERERTLEARRKLKEERLALEKDARNHRDNNAILSKAPKKKKGNSEPKPSGQTIAKSEIVIGTNVKLDGAGTVGTVLEISGKNAIVAFGNLKTNVKLDRLTATNAQPKSNAKSTVSMQTIDSGYERQLNFKQEIDLRGMRADEAIQAVTYFIDDAIRFSIARVRILHGTGTGALRQAVRALLSTTPGIESFHDEDVRFGGAGITVVNLK